The Methylocella tundrae genome contains the following window.
TTTCGGCGTCGATCTGCCGAATGCGCGGCTGCAGCATGAGATGGCCTGCGTCGCGATCCAGTCCGCGCCCATCGCGCTGGCGCCCGGGCAAAGCGCGGCCTGGCGCTTCTTCGGCCTCTATGAGCCGGATCAGCCTCGCGCGTCGGGCGACGCGGATCTCGCGCGCATCGACGCGATCGCGTGGAGGGATGTCGCGCTGGAAGCGCCGCCCCTGACGACGCCCGTCCGCAGCCTCGTCCAGGGCGCGGCCCCCGCGAAAGCGGCGCTCCTCACGGAAGACGAAATCGCCAGGCGCTTCCCCGACCGGCTGCATGAGGAGCGGGCCGACGGCCGCCTGCTGTCATTTTTCACCCCCAACGCGCCGCACAATTCTCATGTCGTCTTGCGCGACAAGGAGCGGATAGTAACGCGCCGTCATGGCGCGCTTCTGCGCTCCGGCGCGGCGATGCTTCCCGATGATGCGACGCTTTGCGCCACCGCCTGGATGCACGGCGTTTTCGGGGCCCAGCTCACAATCGGCAACACCTCGTTTCACAAGCTGTTTTCGGTCTCGCGCGATCCTTACAACGTTTCCCGCGCCAGCGGTTTACGGATCATGGCCGACCTTGGCGAAGGCTGGCGGATGCTGGCGATCCCGTCCGCCTTCGAGATCGGCCTCTCCCATTGCCGCTGGATCTATGCGCTGGGCAAACGCACGATCACCATCAGCGCCATCGCTTCGGGTCAAAATCCCGCGATGCAATGGCGCGTCAACGTCGAAGGCGATCGCTGCCGTTTTCTCGTCTTCGGCCATCTGGCGTTGGGCGAGCGCGAATTCGACCACGAAAGCCGGATCGAGGTAAACGCGGAGACGAAGCGCGCTTGCCTGCGCCCCGATCCGAACTGGCTCTGGGGCCAGCGCTACCCGAATGCGGTCTATCATCTTGTGAGCAGCGCGCCGGACGCCATCGAGGCGATCGGCGGCGATGAGCTGCTTTATACGGACGGCCGTTTCCGCGGCGGCGCTTACGTGGCGCTCCGCACGAGGCCGACGCGCGACTTCTCTTTCGCCGTCGCCGGCTCCATGACCGATGCGGCCGAGGCCGACGCGCTCGCCGAAAAATTCGAGCGGGGCGTCGCGGATGAGGATCTGCTGGCGCCAGCCGAGCGCTTCTGGCGTTCGGTCACACGCGGTTTGCGCATCGAGGGGAACAGCGCGCTCGACTGCCTGTTTCCGTGGCTGGCGCAGAACGCCATGATCCATCTCACCGCGCCGCATGGTCTCGAACAATATACCGGCGCCGCCTGGGGCGCGCGCGACGTCTGTCAGGGACCCGTCGAGTTTCTGCTGGCGCTGGAGCATGACGAACCCGTCAAAGAGATTCTGCGCCTCGTCTTCGCTCAGCAATATCAGTCGAGCGGGGACTGGCCGCAATGGTTCATGCTCGACCCTTACGCGATCGTCCAGGACCGCGTCAGCCATGGCGACATCATCGTCTGGCCCCTAAAGGCGCTGAATGATTATATCGAGGCGACCGGAGACTTCGCTTTTCTCGATGAGAAGATCGCATGGCGGCGCGAGGATACGCTTGAACACACGGAGCGCGTGGACACCGTCGCAGCGCATATTGAAAAGCTGATCTCGACCGTTCGACTGCGCTTCATTCCCGGCACGCATCTCGTGCGCTATGGCGAAGGCGACTGGAACGATTCGCTTCAGCCCGTTGACCCTCTGATGCGGGACTGGATGGTCTCGAGCTGGACGGTCGCTCTCCTGTTTCAGCAGCTGCGCCGCTACGCTGGCGTTCTGCGCGAGGCGAGCCGCGCGTGGGAGGCCGAGCCGCTCGACGAACTCGCGGAGGCCATGCGGGCGGATTTCAACGCCTATCTCATCCGCGACGAGACGGTGGCGGGTTACGGCGTTTTCGGCCCGGGACGCTCCGAACCCGAACTGCTGCTGCATCCGAGCGATTCCCGCACGGGCCTGAGCTATTCGCTGCTGCCGATGACGCGCAGCATCATCGGCGGTCTATTTACGCCGGAACAGACGCGCCATCATCTGCGGCTTATCCGTGATCATCTCA
Protein-coding sequences here:
- a CDS encoding GH36-type glycosyl hydrolase domain-containing protein, producing MTGLKARNWTTPRDGALGLSRIENGGGLKISALPNGCVFSIEHHRDGAAPILINQLLGSPIDGGVGRIYLRLEGAPPVEVVGPNADIRFGAGRECFVFEGETQGVRHRVTLFAQPHQAAWIWRLDVENRGAVRAMDAILIQDIGLGPRGFLMNNEAYVSQYIDHFAAKHERFGPVVMSRQNLAQEGRCPFVMHGCLDGAISYATDGKQLFGPAFRDDTAFSFPFGVDLPNARLQHEMACVAIQSAPIALAPGQSAAWRFFGLYEPDQPRASGDADLARIDAIAWRDVALEAPPLTTPVRSLVQGAAPAKAALLTEDEIARRFPDRLHEERADGRLLSFFTPNAPHNSHVVLRDKERIVTRRHGALLRSGAAMLPDDATLCATAWMHGVFGAQLTIGNTSFHKLFSVSRDPYNVSRASGLRIMADLGEGWRMLAIPSAFEIGLSHCRWIYALGKRTITISAIASGQNPAMQWRVNVEGDRCRFLVFGHLALGEREFDHESRIEVNAETKRACLRPDPNWLWGQRYPNAVYHLVSSAPDAIEAIGGDELLYTDGRFRGGAYVALRTRPTRDFSFAVAGSMTDAAEADALAEKFERGVADEDLLAPAERFWRSVTRGLRIEGNSALDCLFPWLAQNAMIHLTAPHGLEQYTGAAWGARDVCQGPVEFLLALEHDEPVKEILRLVFAQQYQSSGDWPQWFMLDPYAIVQDRVSHGDIIVWPLKALNDYIEATGDFAFLDEKIAWRREDTLEHTERVDTVAAHIEKLISTVRLRFIPGTHLVRYGEGDWNDSLQPVDPLMRDWMVSSWTVALLFQQLRRYAGVLREASRAWEAEPLDELAEAMRADFNAYLIRDETVAGYGVFGPGRSEPELLLHPSDSRTGLSYSLLPMTRSIIGGLFTPEQTRHHLRLIRDHLIFPDGARLMDRPVHYSGGPQTIFRRAESSSFFGREIGLMYTHSHLRYGEAVAVLGDLDALFEALEIVNPVSVGNRLAQALPRQRNAFFSSSDAAFADRLSASAQWDRVRRGEIGLEGGWRIYSSGPGLFANLLIRYGLGKRRLFGERAPAPAHRDLIATWDIDERA